The Tenebrio molitor chromosome 5, icTenMoli1.1, whole genome shotgun sequence genome has a segment encoding these proteins:
- the Tgt gene encoding queuine tRNA-ribosyltransferase catalytic subunit gives MATTKSPLIFTILAECHTSKARTSRMILQHGVVDTPVFMPVGTQGTLKGMLPEQLEKLGLQIMLANTYHLGTKPGVEILEKAGGLHKFMNWNGCLLTDSGGFQMVSLLKLAEITEEGVLFQSLNDQKAEVMLTPEHSIEIQNVIGADIIMQLDDVVKTTNPDKIRIEESVHRTTRWLDRCLKAHKKPDSQNVFPIVQGTLYDDLREQSAKDHIQRDVRGFAIGGLSGGESKDDFWRMVHLSTDILPKDKPRYLMGVGFAEDLVVCSALGVDMFDCVFPTRTARFGCALTRTGQLNLKKEQFKKDFRPIDDNCPCNTCRDYTRAYLSGIVTLLPVACHLLTEHNVVFQMCLMKDIRESIKTNMFPDFVKKFMVEAYPDKNYPSWIRDSLSAVNIKLL, from the exons atggcaACAACAAAAAGTCCATTAATCTTTACTATCTTGGCAGAATGTCACACTTCTAAAGCTCGGACAAGTCGCATGATATTGCAGCATGGCGTTGTTGATACGCCAGTTTTCATGCCTGTTGGCACCCAG ggAACTCTTAAAGGAATGTTGCCAGAACAACTTGAAAAACTTGGATTGCAAATTATGTTGGCCAACACATATCACTTAGGAACTAAACCA GGAGttgaaattttggaaaaagcAGGAGGGCTGCATAAATTCATGAATTGGAATGGTTGTCTTTTGACAGATTCAGGTGGTTTCCAGATggtttctttattaaaattagcTGAAATTACAGAAGAAGGTGTGCTTTTTCAGTCCTTAAATGACCAGAAAGCAGAAGTTATGTTAACACCAGAACATTCAATTGAAATTCAGAATGTAATTGGAGCTGATATAATTATGCAGTTAGATGATGTTGTTAAGACTACCAACCCTGATAAAATAAGAATTGAAGAATCTGTACACAG GACAACTAGGTGGCTTGATAGGTGTTTAAAAGCTCACAAAAAACCAGATTCACAGAATGTATTTCCAATTGTTCAAGGTACTCTTTATGATGATTTACGTGAACAGAGTGCAAAAGACCACATTCAGAGAGATGTAAGAGGTTTTGCAATTGGTGGTCTTAG tGGAGGGGAAAGTAAGGATGATTTCTGGAGGATGGTTCATTTATCAACTGATATTTTACCCAAGGACAAACCTAGATATTTGATGGGTGTTGGATTTGCAGAAGATCTTGTTGTTTGTAGTGCTTTGGGAGTTGATATGTTTGATTGTGTATTTCCTACAAGAACAGCg AGATTTGGATGTGCTTTAACAAGAACAGgtcaattaaatttgaaaaaagaacaatttaaaaaagattttagaCCAATAGATGATAACTGCCCATGTAACACCTGTAGAGATTATACAAGAGCATATTTAAGTGGAATTGTAACATTATTACCAGTGGCTTGTCATTTGCTTACAGAACATAATGTAGTTTTTCAAATGTGTTTGATGAAGGATATTAGAGAAAGTATTAAGACAAATATGTTTCCagattttgtgaaaaaatttaTGGTGGAAGCATATCCAGATAAAAATTATCCTAGCTGGATTAGGGACTCTCTAAGCGCTGTAAATATTAaactactttaa
- the LOC138130115 gene encoding coiled-coil domain-containing protein 25 has translation MVFYFESNVVSPPSLLFMGIDKYENEDLIKWGWPEDVWFHVDKMSSAHVYLRLRQGQTIDDIPSSVLEDAAQLVKANSIMGNKMNDIEVVYTMWANLKKTPAMEVGQVGFHKEKEVRKIKVTKRINEVVNRLNKTKKEEHPDFRAEREKRDRLEREDKKKVLREQKEREKEEEKRKKEESELRSYNSLMSSENMSKYDDGNDSDEFM, from the exons atggtATTTTACTTTGAAAGTAATGTAGTTTCTCCGCCATCACTCCTTTTTATGGGTATTGATAAATATGAAA ATGAAGATTTAATAAAATGGGGTTGGCCAGAGGATGTATGGTTTCACGTTGATAAGATGTCTTCCGCTCACGTTTACTTGAGGCTGCGGCAG ggtCAAACAATAGATGACATTCCTTCATCTGTTTTGGAAGATGCAGCTCAATTAGTCAAAGCCAATAGCATAATGggaaataaaatgaatgatATTGAGGTAGTTTACACCATGtgggcaaatttaaaaaaaacacctgcAATGGAAGTAGGCCAAGTTGGATTCCataaagaaaaagaagtaagaaaaattaaagtcACAAAACGAATTAATGAGGTTGTCAACAGgttgaataaaacaaaaaaggagGAACATCCAG attttcGAGCTGAGAGGGAGAAAAGAGATAGATTAGAAAGAGAGGATAAAAAGAAAGTTCTAAGAGAACAAAAAGAAcgagaaaaagaagaagaaaaaagaaaaaaagaggAATCTGAGTTAAGAAGTTATAATTCTTTAATGAGTTCAGAAAATATGTCCAAATATGATGATGGTAATGATTCAGATgaatttatgtaa